The Thamnophis elegans isolate rThaEle1 chromosome Z, rThaEle1.pri, whole genome shotgun sequence genome contains a region encoding:
- the LOC116521617 gene encoding carbonic anhydrase 4-like — protein sequence MQGIVCAGTMGNVGFPSKLSACILIFLILENFCVTCDDHWCYEDPECDPATWGPIGSCSGMRQSPININPQTVKPKSTLGPIHFKKYEDLKIAKIIKNTGHHCQIDFKPVATISGTSFSATYYLRQVHFHWGTQNSDGAEHTIDGKRHTMEMHLVHTKNNMSIEDALKLPDGLVVLAFLMEKTEGNNQITPWNTLANILVNIPEKGDSYNLNGEFSVGGLLSKADVSHYYYYQGSLTTPPCTESVIWFVFEIPLQISNQVADIMTTSLYYTTVQENKLMQNNFRPTQALNNRSVYYYTEYKSLLTCMAHCLAPLF from the exons ATGCAAGGTATTGTTTGTGCAG GTACAATGGGAAATGTTGGTTTTCCGTCAAAATTATCAGCATGCATCCTGATCTTCCTGATCCTGGAAAATTTCTGTGTTACTTGTGATG ATCACTGGTGTTATGAGGATCCAGAATGTG ACCCTGCCACCTGGGGGCCTATTGGCTCCTGCAGTGGCATGAGACAATCTCCCATCAATATCAACCCCCAGACAGTCAAACCAAAATCTACTTTGGGACCTATACATTTCAAGAAGTATGAAGACCTTAAAATCGCCAAGATAATAAAGAATACAGGGCATCATT GTCAGATAGATTTTAAGCCCGTAGCAACGATTTCTGGTACCAGCTTTTCAGCAACATATTACCTGCGCCAGGTGCACTTCCATTGGGGCACCCAAAATAGTGATGGCGCAGAGCACACAATCGATGGCAAACGCCACACCATGGAG ATGCACTTGGTTCATACTAAAAACAACATGAGTATAGAAGATGCGTTGAAGCTGCCTGATGGATTGGTCGTCCTGGCATTCTTGATGGAG aaaaccGAAGGGAATAACCAAATCACTCCATGGAACACTCTAGCCAATATTTTAGTCAACATTCCAGAGAAAG gtgACTCTTATAATCTGAACGGGGAATTCTCTGTAGGTGGTTTATTGAGCAAAGCAGATGTAAGCCACTATTACTACTACCAAGGCTCTCTCACTACTCCACCCTGTACCGAGTCTGTGATCTGGTTTGTCTTTGAAATCCCTCTTCAGATTTCAAATCAAGTG gCTGACATAATGACAACCTCACTATACTATACCACCGTGCAGGAAAACAAGCTAATGCAGAACAATTTCCGTCCTACGCAGGCCTTAAATAATCGAAGTGTCTATTACTACACAGAATATAAATCACTGCTCACCTGCATGGCACATTGCCTTGCCCCTTTGTTTTGA